A region from the Sandaracinus amylolyticus genome encodes:
- a CDS encoding MopE-related protein, whose protein sequence is MMRRAAFVCLTALSLLLPACMQNEPAPPMGMLMDEPGEVGVVSADLTAAERRVRAGQIRDAAFGAGMEQGWLLAGIADAETRMSHCWRELTWACQGPNSSDCGGGPVVAGAGDGPCADRQGGLGMFQFDAGTFEQTLAREGNRILSIAGNTQAAVDFVANMVVRSAYVPGVENRAQAIAWMNGVRIGNDRWDAWIRTVTHYYNGCAPSYSCFSQRYAHYRDNTTGVYNEMGPDFWVTTRDWGAAYVSQSFPLARDPFPLEAGATHEGYLEMRNTGAQTWRPGEVFLGTTEPRDVASPIAADTWPAPNRAATIDREVPPGGTGRFVFRVRAPDAPGDYPQFFNLVREGVAWFSESGGPVDAQIQIRVTSTAPPPCPGGIGDAWSCEGDDRVRCERGMVFREPCELGCNAGTCNAPATDEDGDGYGSDDCAPGDADVHPGADEICDDGIDQDCDGEDAIDCEGPGDDGGPGDDGGPGDGPRMISGGCSVAHGASGSQLALAFAVVAIGLVIRRRRAGW, encoded by the coding sequence ATGATGCGCCGCGCTGCGTTCGTCTGCCTCACCGCGCTCTCGCTGCTGCTGCCAGCGTGCATGCAGAACGAGCCCGCCCCGCCGATGGGCATGCTCATGGACGAGCCGGGCGAGGTGGGCGTCGTCTCCGCGGACCTCACCGCGGCCGAGCGTCGCGTGCGCGCGGGTCAGATCCGCGACGCCGCGTTCGGCGCGGGCATGGAGCAGGGCTGGCTGCTCGCGGGCATCGCCGACGCCGAGACGCGCATGAGCCACTGCTGGCGCGAGCTCACGTGGGCCTGTCAGGGCCCGAACAGCAGCGACTGCGGCGGCGGCCCGGTCGTCGCGGGCGCGGGCGACGGCCCGTGCGCCGATCGTCAGGGCGGGCTCGGCATGTTCCAGTTCGACGCCGGCACGTTCGAGCAGACCCTCGCGCGCGAGGGCAATCGCATCCTCTCGATCGCCGGCAACACCCAGGCGGCGGTCGACTTCGTCGCGAACATGGTGGTCCGCTCGGCGTACGTGCCGGGCGTCGAGAACCGCGCGCAGGCGATCGCGTGGATGAACGGCGTGCGCATCGGCAACGATCGCTGGGACGCCTGGATCCGCACCGTCACCCACTACTACAACGGCTGCGCGCCCAGCTACTCGTGCTTCTCGCAGCGCTACGCGCACTACCGGGACAACACGACCGGCGTCTACAACGAGATGGGCCCGGACTTCTGGGTCACGACGCGCGACTGGGGCGCCGCGTACGTCTCGCAGAGCTTCCCGCTCGCGCGCGATCCGTTCCCGCTCGAGGCCGGCGCGACCCACGAGGGCTACCTCGAGATGCGCAACACCGGCGCGCAGACCTGGCGCCCGGGCGAGGTCTTCCTCGGCACCACCGAGCCGCGCGACGTCGCGAGCCCGATCGCGGCCGACACCTGGCCCGCGCCGAACCGCGCCGCGACGATCGATCGCGAGGTCCCGCCCGGCGGCACCGGTCGCTTCGTGTTCCGCGTGCGCGCGCCCGACGCGCCCGGTGACTACCCGCAGTTCTTCAACCTCGTGCGCGAAGGCGTCGCGTGGTTCAGCGAGAGCGGCGGCCCCGTCGACGCGCAGATCCAGATCCGCGTGACCTCGACCGCGCCTCCGCCGTGCCCCGGCGGCATCGGCGACGCGTGGAGCTGCGAGGGCGACGATCGCGTGCGCTGCGAGCGCGGCATGGTGTTCCGCGAGCCGTGCGAGCTCGGCTGCAACGCCGGCACCTGCAACGCGCCCGCGACCGACGAGGACGGCGACGGCTACGGGTCCGACGACTGCGCGCCCGGCGACGCCGACGTGCACCCCGGCGCCGACGAGATCTGCGACGACGGCATCGATCAGGACTGCGACGGCGAGGACGCGATCGACTGCGAGGGCCCGGGCGACGACGGCGGCCCGGGCGACGACGGCGGTCCCGGCGACGGCCCGCGCATGATCTCCGGCGGGTGCAGCGTCGCGCACGGCGCATCGGGCTCGCAGCTCGCGCTCGCGTTCGCGGTCGTGGCGATCGGTCTCGTGATCCGTCGTCGCCGCGCCGGCTGGTGA
- a CDS encoding HPF/RaiA family ribosome-associated protein — protein sequence MRMPVQIHFRDMDASEAMESLLREKLEGLAQIEPRATSCHVVIEPTDKRHRHGTIHRITVRLAVPGDELVVSRESGEDHSHEDPYVALRDAVDALRRQVVERNRMRRGA from the coding sequence ATGCGAATGCCTGTGCAGATCCACTTCCGCGACATGGACGCGTCGGAGGCGATGGAGTCTCTGCTGCGCGAGAAGCTCGAGGGTTTGGCCCAAATCGAGCCGCGCGCGACGTCGTGCCACGTCGTGATCGAGCCCACCGACAAGCGCCATCGTCACGGCACGATCCACCGCATCACGGTGCGGCTCGCGGTGCCCGGGGACGAGCTCGTCGTGAGCCGCGAGAGCGGCGAGGATCACTCGCACGAAGATCCGTACGTCGCGCTGCGCGATGCGGTCGACGCGCTTCGCCGCCAGGTGGTCGAGCGCAATCGCATGCGTCGCGGCGCCTGA
- the tatB gene encoding Sec-independent protein translocase protein TatB, giving the protein MFGIGFGEMVVIAVLILIAVGPDKLPTMVKTVAKTYRQFRRAANEIRASTGIDDLLRDEELRELAELRKQKLLAMSQKPAPKPVAPAASAAAASSAAASSAAASSAALASSGTAPAKPMVSAHAPPPPLEDEAPVAPVPVAAPMGASSAAASSGGARGLTYKQRTMEMPLDGVDLSEIQHALAAKPFPETRDAKSVDESAATLAAIKAKASGEA; this is encoded by the coding sequence ATGTTCGGAATCGGGTTCGGCGAGATGGTCGTGATCGCGGTGTTGATCCTCATCGCGGTCGGGCCCGACAAGCTCCCCACGATGGTCAAGACCGTGGCGAAGACGTACCGGCAGTTCCGGCGCGCCGCGAACGAGATCCGGGCGAGCACCGGCATCGACGATCTGCTGCGCGACGAGGAGCTGCGAGAGCTCGCGGAGCTGCGGAAGCAGAAGCTGCTCGCGATGAGCCAGAAGCCCGCGCCGAAGCCGGTCGCGCCCGCGGCCTCGGCGGCCGCAGCGTCCTCGGCCGCCGCGTCCTCGGCCGCCGCGTCCTCGGCCGCGCTGGCGTCGTCGGGCACCGCCCCCGCGAAGCCGATGGTCTCGGCGCACGCACCGCCGCCGCCCCTCGAGGACGAGGCGCCGGTCGCGCCGGTGCCGGTGGCGGCGCCGATGGGCGCGTCGTCGGCGGCCGCATCGAGCGGGGGCGCGCGCGGGCTCACGTACAAGCAGCGCACGATGGAGATGCCGCTCGACGGCGTCGACCTCTCGGAGATCCAGCACGCGCTCGCGGCGAAGCCGTTCCCCGAGACGCGAGACGCGAAGTCGGTCGACGAGAGCGCCGCGACGCTCGCTGCGATCAAGGCGAAGGCGAGCGGAGAGGCGTGA
- the tatC gene encoding twin-arginine translocase subunit TatC → MGKPAKTAALEKKIGDASDPEDDVEMTFFEHLGELRNRLVKALWGLIPGVAIAWAFKERILDLLTRPLVQAWRQLGLGDPQLHFANPIDPFVAYMKIAFVCGLIFGSPWLFWQLWQFIAPGLYRSEKRLALPFVLASTIFFAGGSFFGYLVVFPAAFETFLGFAGMLPDSELRIQPTLMMSEYLDFSVRMLLAFGITFEVPVVITFLSFAGIVNWKQLLGFARWWIVISAVIAALLTPPDVGSQLMMLVPLVLLYFVSIFLAWVFGPKPPPAVVETAATGDDDEVE, encoded by the coding sequence ATGGGCAAGCCCGCGAAGACGGCTGCGCTCGAGAAGAAGATCGGCGACGCGTCGGACCCCGAGGACGACGTCGAGATGACGTTCTTCGAGCACCTCGGCGAGCTGCGCAACCGCCTCGTCAAGGCGCTCTGGGGGCTGATCCCGGGCGTCGCCATCGCGTGGGCGTTCAAGGAGCGCATCCTCGATCTGCTCACGCGCCCGCTCGTGCAGGCGTGGCGTCAGCTCGGGCTGGGCGATCCCCAGCTGCACTTCGCGAACCCGATCGATCCGTTCGTCGCGTACATGAAGATCGCCTTCGTGTGCGGGCTGATCTTCGGGAGCCCGTGGCTCTTCTGGCAGCTCTGGCAGTTCATCGCGCCGGGCCTGTATCGAAGCGAGAAGCGCCTCGCGCTGCCCTTCGTGCTCGCGTCGACGATCTTCTTCGCGGGAGGATCGTTCTTCGGCTACCTCGTGGTGTTCCCCGCCGCGTTCGAGACGTTCCTCGGCTTCGCGGGGATGCTCCCGGACTCCGAGCTCCGCATCCAGCCCACGCTGATGATGTCGGAGTACCTCGACTTCTCGGTGCGGATGCTCCTCGCGTTCGGAATCACGTTCGAGGTCCCGGTGGTGATCACGTTCCTCTCGTTCGCGGGGATCGTGAACTGGAAGCAGCTGCTCGGGTTCGCGCGGTGGTGGATCGTGATCTCGGCGGTGATCGCGGCGCTGCTCACGCCGCCGGACGTCGGCTCGCAGCTGATGATGCTGGTGCCGTTGGTCCTGCTCTACTTCGTGTCCATCTTCCTCGCCTGGGTCTTCGGTCCGAAGCCGCCGCCCGCGGTGGTGGAAACGGCCGCGACCGGGGACGACGACGAGGTGGAGTGA
- a CDS encoding response regulator — protein sequence MNRVPLAERCPILVVDDDADVVTLARKVLEHAGWLVEATTDPRHALEIATRVKPCLVLVDLMMPHMDGEELLCALRAAFRGDAMPKIALISAAYSRAEVAKRLEVDASLAKPFDLDDLRDVAVRFASAHRDRPTSRPPPPSR from the coding sequence GTGAACCGAGTACCGCTGGCCGAGCGCTGTCCGATCCTCGTCGTCGACGACGACGCAGACGTGGTGACGCTCGCGCGGAAGGTGCTCGAGCACGCGGGCTGGCTCGTCGAAGCCACGACCGATCCCCGGCACGCGCTGGAGATCGCGACGCGTGTGAAGCCGTGCCTCGTGCTCGTCGACCTGATGATGCCGCACATGGACGGCGAAGAGCTGCTCTGCGCGCTGCGCGCTGCGTTCAGGGGCGACGCGATGCCGAAGATCGCGCTGATCAGCGCAGCCTACTCGCGCGCCGAGGTCGCGAAGCGGCTCGAGGTCGACGCATCGCTGGCGAAGCCGTTCGACCTGGACGACCTGCGCGACGTCGCGGTGCGCTTCGCGAGCGCCCACCGCGACCGCCCGACCAGCCGCCCGCCGCCTCCGTCCCGCTGA
- a CDS encoding periplasmic heavy metal sensor, with amino-acid sequence MLGFLVGTACLIGLVKVVRGGGACGRGFGHHRHGWHHHDHHGWGGGWRRGGWGGGWMRGLFERLDTSPGQEKVIKQSVEEIFASTRSLRTELDDTRRDIAAALRAGIVDEVQMGELFARHDEKLREVRKAMVGALARVSDALDETQRKQLADLIDRGLAAGGGWGRFGGGPYRGRSDWA; translated from the coding sequence ATGTTGGGATTCCTGGTCGGAACTGCGTGTCTGATCGGTCTGGTGAAGGTGGTCCGCGGTGGCGGCGCGTGCGGGCGCGGCTTCGGCCATCACCGTCATGGCTGGCACCACCACGATCATCACGGCTGGGGTGGTGGTTGGCGCCGCGGCGGCTGGGGCGGCGGGTGGATGCGCGGGCTCTTCGAGCGGCTCGACACCTCGCCCGGTCAGGAGAAGGTGATCAAGCAGTCGGTCGAGGAGATCTTCGCTTCGACGCGCTCGCTGCGCACCGAGCTCGACGACACGCGCCGTGACATCGCGGCCGCGCTGCGCGCCGGCATCGTCGACGAGGTGCAGATGGGCGAGCTCTTCGCGCGCCACGACGAGAAGCTGCGCGAGGTGCGCAAGGCGATGGTCGGCGCGCTCGCGCGCGTGAGCGACGCGCTCGACGAGACGCAGCGCAAGCAGCTCGCGGATCTGATCGACCGTGGCCTCGCCGCGGGCGGCGGCTGGGGTCGTTTCGGCGGCGGGCCGTATCGCGGCCGCAGCGACTGGGCGTGA
- a CDS encoding response regulator transcription factor, with protein sequence MIRVLLIDDDRRLFELLETYLAQNGVTLAYAPDGPKGLAALGGGQSGAYDAVLLDVMMPQMDGLEVLRRIRVEKGALPVIMLTARGDETDRVVGLELGADDYVPKPFSPRELLARLRAVMRRGRPETSDQRISAAGISADLGTREVSVDGRVVELTGLEFDILVALLKRAGRVIPRNALLAEAGRDDVVVGERTVDVHISRLRKKLGDDPPQRIKTVRGVGYVLSREGVNGA encoded by the coding sequence ATGATCCGGGTGCTCCTGATCGACGACGATCGACGGCTCTTCGAGCTGCTCGAGACGTATCTCGCGCAGAACGGCGTGACGCTCGCGTATGCGCCCGACGGGCCCAAGGGGCTCGCTGCGCTCGGTGGAGGTCAGAGCGGCGCGTACGACGCCGTGCTGCTCGACGTGATGATGCCGCAGATGGACGGGCTCGAGGTGCTGCGCCGCATCCGGGTCGAGAAGGGCGCGCTCCCGGTGATCATGCTGACGGCGCGCGGTGACGAGACCGATCGTGTGGTCGGCCTCGAGCTCGGCGCGGACGACTACGTGCCGAAGCCGTTCTCGCCGCGCGAGCTGCTCGCGCGCCTGCGCGCCGTGATGCGTCGTGGTCGCCCCGAGACGAGCGATCAGCGCATCTCGGCCGCGGGCATCAGCGCGGATCTCGGCACGCGCGAGGTGAGCGTCGACGGGCGCGTCGTCGAGCTCACCGGGCTCGAGTTCGACATCCTCGTCGCGCTGCTCAAGCGCGCGGGGCGCGTCATTCCCCGCAACGCGCTGCTCGCGGAGGCGGGGCGCGACGACGTCGTGGTCGGCGAGCGCACGGTCGACGTGCACATCTCGCGGCTGCGCAAGAAGCTCGGCGACGATCCGCCGCAGCGCATCAAGACGGTGCGCGGCGTCGGCTACGTGCTCTCGCGCGAAGGCGTCAACGGTGCGTGA